Within the Candidatus Acidiferrales bacterium genome, the region TGCCGCGCGGCGCCTCCGGCATCAGGCTTTCCAGCGGCTCTTCAGCCGGCTCCGGAACCAGGAGGTTCGACCACGCCAGCCCGTTATTCACTCCGGCGCGCGCCTGCTCGGGCTTCCGGGCGTTGCCCGCGGCCGGCTTGGCCGCTTCCGTCACGAAGGTTCCACGACCCACGTGGCCGGCGATCCAGCCCTCGGCTTGCAGTTCGTCATAGGCATTGGCCACGGTTGTCCGGTGCACGCCCAGGCGGGTCGCCAGGTCGCGCGTCGGCGGAATGCGCTCGCCTTGCCGCAGGATCCCCGAAGCAATCTGGTCGCGAATCTGGTCTCGGATTTGAACGAAGAGCGGCAAGGGGCTTTGCCGGTCCAGGGAGAGAAGCATGGTGGCCTACCTCATCCATCCAATATATAGAGAAATGTGGGCTTGTAAAGAGCCAATTTGTCTTCCGGGCGGGCCGCCTGGGCCTGCCCGATCTCCCCTTCCCTCCCCTGGCCGGGGCAGCCGGCCGGACCTGAGCTCCAGGGTCTGAAGCGTGGAATCTGAGATTGGAAACCGTCTGGCGGAGGAATCGCGCGCTTTGTCACGGCCCCCGCAATTTGAACCGCTGAATCTTGCCCGTGGCTGTTTTGGGAAGCTCGTCCAACAACTCGACGCTTCGCGGACACTTGAACGCGGCCAGCCGACTCTTTACAAAGCGCAGGATCTCTTCGCTCAGCTCAGTTCCCCGTCCGTACCCGGCGCGGAGCACAACGTAGGCGGCAGGATGAGTGAAGCCCAAGCCGTCGCGGGCCGCCACCACCGCCGCCTCCTCG harbors:
- a CDS encoding GntR family transcriptional regulator — protein: MLLSLDRQSPLPLFVQIRDQIRDQIASGILRQGERIPPTRDLATRLGVHRTTVANAYDELQAEGWIAGHVGRGTFVTEAAKPAAGNARKPEQARAGVNNGLAWSNLLVPEPAEEPLESLMPEAPRGTLSFLAARPSEAFFPVEDFRRACNTVLKREGRRLLQQGPSDGYPALKEWLQEWLREEGISVQSNQILITNGCQQ